Proteins encoded within one genomic window of Heptranchias perlo isolate sHepPer1 chromosome 35, sHepPer1.hap1, whole genome shotgun sequence:
- the LOC137302172 gene encoding leucine-rich repeat-containing protein 55-like: MYVSSLLLLLVNWGLARSCPAPCTCWNRASDCSEKDLVAAPSGLPLDITNLSLAHNKVLSIPLGYFSCYTELVILDLRNNCLADLPSGLFLPLKKLAHLDLSYNNLTRVTYDLLQPAQNLARLILSHNPGLSVIAPQALSGLPQLHYLDLSHNGLTFLGQELLDGLPASVSVRLAGNPWFCGCTMVPLLKWVASNLQRCNSDSREVECAGPAEVKGIPLFTLTEESFKACRFSLTLDDYLFIAFVGFVVSIASVATNFLLGITANCCHRWSKASEEEEM, encoded by the exons ATGTATGTGAGctctctcctgctgctgctcgtaAATTGGGGACTGGCAAGGAGCTGTCCAGCACCGTGTACCTGCTGGAATAGAGCCTCGGATTGCAGTGAGAAAGACCTGGTCGCAGCTCCATCTGGACTGCCCTTGGACATTACCAATCTCAGCCTGGCGCATAACAAGGTCCTCTCCATACCTTTGGGATATTTTTCCTGCTATACAGAACTGGTGATACTGGATTTGCGCAATAACTGTCTCGCCGACCTCCCCAGCGGCCTCTTCCTCCCCCTGAAGAAACTCGCCCATCTCGACCTGAGCTACAATAACTTGACCCGGGTGACCTACGACCTGTTGCAACCAGCCCAGAACCTGGCCAGGCTGATCCTCAGTCACAACCCCGGGCTGTCTGTCATCGCCCCCCAAGCTCTCTCCGGCTTACCTCAGCTCCACTACTTGGATCTCAGTCACAATGGTCTCACCTTCCTCGGTCAGGAGCTTTTGGACGGTCTCCCCGCCTCCGTCTCCGTTCGACTGGCCGGCAACCCCTGGTTCTGCGGCTGCACCATGGTGCCCCTTCTCAAATGGGTCGCCAGCAATCTCCAGCGGTGCAATTCCG ATTCCAGGGAAGTGGAGTGCGCTGGTCCAGCAGAGGTCAAAGGTATTCCACTCTTCACCTTGACTGAAGAGAGCTTTAAAGCTTGTCGCTTCTCATTGACTTTGGACGACTATCTCTTCATCGCCTTTGTGGGCTTCGTTGTGTCCATCGCCTCGGTCGCCACAAACTTTCTCCTGGGCATAACTGCCAACTGCTGCCACCGCTGGAGCAAGGCGAGCGAAGAGGAAGAGATGTGA